The DNA region GTCATCATCCGCCATCatcccctcgccgccatccgtTTGATACCCGACCCATCTTTCACCCACTTCcgctggccgtggcctcctcctccatctcctgACGAAGCCTTTAATCGTTCTCCGTGCCGCGCCGACAACCGCCTCCTTGCCAGTCCGCGACAAGACCCGAGCGCGCGTCTTGATACCACGATGGCTGCTGTGAGTCCCTGCTTTTCCCTCAAACTTTCCCGGCGTCGCTGCAAAATCGAGGCTCGAGCAGGCGCGAGAAATCGCTCGCACCTGCCACGGCATAAACGAAAAACGCCTTGTTCTGCCCACTGCTCCCACGCCCTGCATCCTCGACAGACACCCTTCCGCCCTTATTCGTTCCGGCCGCCAGCTTTGTCCATCTCTTGTGCCATCGGCAAGGAGCGCCTGCTCTGTCGTGATACGGAATCATGGGCTTTGCTGTGACGGAGAAGCGCTGTCTCCAGACAATGGTATTAGAGCGAGGCCACGGAACTAACGTTTGCCAGCCGCGACCATACAACAACCAAGGCTACCTTCAGAACGGCGCCTCGAGCCTTCAGCCAGGAACCGCACCTCTTCTGCCCAACCATGGCCGAGTCATCCAGACCGGTCCCATCAGAGTTCTCTGCATCGCGGATGTTCGAGGTATGTGCTCGCCCCCACCGTTGATGTTTCTTCGGGACTGCAAACGAAAGAGAGCCCGGTTGCTCACAGTCTCTCAACCTGGCCCCAGGAAACCTGAGATCCCTCAATGAGCTGGCCAAGCAGGCACGCGCCGACCACATCATTCACACCGGTGACTTTGGCTTCTACGATGACACATCGCTCGAACGGATCGTGGAGAAGACCCTCAAGCACGTGGCCCAATATTCGCCGCTCATCTCCGAACCAGTCAAGAAGGCCATCCAGCAAGGCGGCAACGGCCCCGTCAAGACCCGATTCCCCGCCAGCGACCTGCCGCTGTCCGAGCTGCCTCTCCTGCTCAGCGGCGAGCTGAAGCTAGATGTGCCTGTCTATACCGTTTGGGGTGCTTGCGAGGACGTCCGTGTACTGGAGAAATTCCGATCTTCGGAGTACAAGGTTCCCAATCTTCACATCATTGACGAGGCTCGCTCTATGCTTCTCGAGATCGGTGGCGTCAAGTTGAGACTGCTTGGTCTTGGTGGCGCTGTTGTCATGCACAAGCTTTTTGACAACGGCGAGGGACGAACCACGATTGCTGGCGGACAAGGCACCATGTGGACCACGCTGTTGCAGATGGGAGAGCTGGTTGACACGGCTCATCGTGTGTACGACCCGACCGAGACGCGAATTTTCATCACACACGCCTCTCCGGCTCGCGAGGGTATTTTGAACCAGCTTTCAGTCACTCTCAAGGCAGACTTCTCCATCTCAGCTGGCCTGCACTTTCGGTATGGAAGCTCCTACAACGAGTTCAGTGTCAACCCCACGCTGGACCATTACCGCGGAAAGCTCGCTGCCTCCAAGGCCTCCTTTAACGATGTTTGGGAAACGGTCaagggcgaggtcgagccTGCTATCCAGCAGAATGAGGCTCAACAGAACCTCTTGAAGaacgcgctgcagctcgtggagaagatgcccacgacggccgccggcggcaacccCTTCGGTGGACCTGCAGCTGGCGGTCAGGCCGCTCTCGGCCAGGTGGATGAGAGCGCGTTCAAGAATATGTGGAACTTCAACCTGGCCGATGCTGCCTTCGGTTATCTTGTGCTCGAGGTCCAGGATGGACGCATCGGCACCGAAATGCGCGCCCAGGGATTTAATTTCTCACATCGTGGAGCTAAGCAACAacccggtgctgctgctgctcccccatcggcgtcgacgggcggccttGCTACCCCCGCTCAGCCATCGACGCAGACGGGGGCGCCTCCGCCATATAGTCGAGAGCCGTCTGCAAACCAGCCCCCCAAGGCAGCGGCCTCTACCCCTACGGCCGCTGCGCTCAAACCTGGCACCCCCCAACCCGGCCAGACCTCTACTAGTGGCGGCGCTTCTGGAAAAGACACCGACAAGGGATTGGCAGCCGCCAACGGATCTGCCCATGCCCCCGAGCCCGTCGCTTCTCCCGCACCCAAGTCTGCATCGGATATTGTCGGCCTATTCATCATGAATGTCAACACCGAGGAACAGTGCCGCGACCTGTttgacgaggaggacaaaGGCAAAATCGTGAAGGTGGAGAAATGGGGCGCCCAGAACAAGGTGGTCCAGTTCAAGACCGTCGAGGAccgcgacgcggccatggctcGCCTGCCTGACGACGTCAAGACTCGAACCCAGGAAGATCGCTCCAAACCCCTTGTCCGCATCTTCCAGCACAGAGAGGGCAAGCCGTTCAACaaccgaggcggcgccggaaACTGGGGAGCAAAtgcccgtggtggcggctccgCGAGCGGTTACCGTAGCGCTGGTGGCACGAGCGACTCCGAAAGCAATCGACGcggtggtcgtggcggccgaggcggccgtggcggtgaccgaggtcgtggtggtggccgtggccgaggcggactCAAGGGAGAGGGCGGCACGTCCTctcctgctgcgccggcCACACCGGCTGCTGAGTGATGTGGAGACGGATCGCCTGCGATATACGTCTCCTGATCTTGATCGGTCGACATGTCAACCGATTTGCAGATATGATCGTGGAACCCAGCTGTGATCTTCGATACCACTTTCTCGCCGTGTGATTCTAGGTCTCTCTGGAGCAAGGTTGGAGGAAaagccgagggcggcaaggggtTCCGTGAGACTGCTTTTTCGTGTACGCGTACTTAATGAAGACTTTGGAGGCTGCCGAGCCGTCGACATTTCGGACCGGCCTTATCATTTGATTTGTATGGAGTTGAGTCGTGGCAACGCTAGCTAGAGGCTTTGGAATGCGAGAGGAGCGGCATCTGATCGTCCGTGTTGCCAACTGGTCATCGTGCCAGTCATCGCGTTGTGCAGCTCTCTTGTCGCATTATGAAGGCCTTCTAAGTTTTTACATTCACATACACTACTCGTACATTGCCATGAAGCACCTCAAGGGTGCCGCCCTCTGCATCTCTCTCATACGGGCTTGATCCCTCGATGAATGGCGGCAATACCCCCTGTAAGGTCCTCGTAGCCCTTGCCGGCCACATCAAAGCCGGCCTCCTTGATCATATCCCTGAAATTCTCCTGACTGGGGAAGCGTTCGATGCTCTCTACTAGGTACTGGTAGCTgtcgcggtcggcggcgacgagttgACCAATGAGGGGGATGGCGCTGAACGACCACTGCTTGTAAATGGCGTTGAAGATGGGGTACTTGTCGACTTTTGAGAATTCGAGGCAAGcgaagacgccgcccggTTTCAAGACGCGGTGTGCCTCGCGCAGAGCGGCGGGGATGTTGGAGAAGTTGCGGATGCCGAAGGCCACGGTGTATAGGTCTAGTGAGTTGTCCTGGATGGCGGGGGGCAGGACCTCGGCGTTGGCCTCGAGAAAGGAGAGAGATGACTGGTGGGAGGCGGGAAGCTTGAGGGAgcgctggcggccgacggccagcatGGAAGGGTTGATGTCGGAGATTGTGACATGCACGTTGCGGTTGGCATTGTACTCGTGGGCGCGCTGGAGCATGCGGAAGGCGAtgtcgccggtgccgccggctACGTCGAGGATGCGCTGCGGGCGACCGGGGGGATTGGTTGCGCCGGGGTTGAGTGAGGAGACGAAGTGGTCCCTGGGGAACGGAAGAGAGGCATTAGCTGTCCGATCTGACGCAATATAGACCACAGGAGATGGACGCACTTCCATAGCCGATGGATGCCCAGCGACATAAAGTCATTCATGCGGTCGTATGACTCAGCGACGCTGCTGAAGACGCCtgcgacgcgctgctgcttctcggcctcggtgacCGTCTCGTAGCCAAAGTGCGTCTCGCGGTTAcccgtgggcgtcgtggcgccGGCCCTGGGCTCTGGGCCGCCTCGTACGGCGCTCCCGGAGAAGGTCCGGCGGCATgtgtgggcggcggtgaaCTGTGTGGAGGGTCGGAAGGAGCGGGAGGCGCAGCTCCGGAGAGCTCGACGTGCCGCCATGGTCGCTCGCGTGTTCTGACGGACGCGAGGGACGTCGAATGGGGAGATCGGCGTGGGCGCGTCTGGAGGTGGTGCAGAAGTCGTCAGTTTTTTTGGGCGTCCCTCTTGCTGCGACCCGGCAAAGGTCCACGAAGGGGATGTGGGGTCAGCCTTGTCTTTGTCCGCCACAGTTGGTGTGGCTGACGCCGGCTTGACCAGCACCACCTGGGACACGATCGAAGGCTATTCTGGGCTCACTCTTTCGCGAGACGGACAAGGGAGACGAATTTAGAAAGGGACGGAACTGATGAGACTCACATTAATCGCTGCGCGTAGCAGCGGTAGTATTGCCAGCTTCAGAGTCGGGCGGAGCGGCCTCTCGCTGGTCCCTCCTCCACTTGTCGAGGCCACTGACAAAttcctgcagctgctggcggctATACCAAAAGAGAGCCCCGaagccgatgacgaggccgacgatgagACAGGCGATCTGGActcgcgccgaggccattgccCGTCTTTTTGGATGCAGGTACGTACTATTCGCACTTCGTTCTGGCAAGGCTGGGCAAATGCTGTGGCTTGTTGTACGTAGGAGCCCCTGTGGGGCCGGGAATGAGCGTCGACGGTCTCTCGATCTGGGGCACGCGAGATCGGATGCGGGATTGTTGGAATTTTGGGGATGCAGAAAGGCGTTGCAGAGGGCAGGTGGAAAGAGAAAATCGTCTGACAGAACACGCGAGAAGTTTACCAGTGTTTGTTCGGAATCAATTGTCCATGTTCATGGCGAAAACGCATCTTTCTTTCGACTGCCGCTGTTGCTCCGGCGGCTGCATGCTGAACAGGCTCGAGTTCAAGGGACCCCTCCGCGCAAGGAAACCTGGGCTTCCAGTGCTACCTTAGTACAGCCTGGAGTGCATCGAATCGCGGGGCATTGCCCACGCGCGAGCGGACACAGAGGggccagcccaggccagcgAATGCTGGCCGGTCGCGCTGCATGAGGGCAGGTAGTGCGAAAAAGGGATGTATTACGAACTTAGATTCTTCGTGCTTGCCATCTGGCACACTCACCAGCAATAACGCACCTCATGCTCGAAACGGACTGCTGATTGGCATCGCGGGGCGCACTGACAACGGCTTCACTACGATTGGCCCCGCCACGAATCCGGGGCTGGTTCCATGGCACCTGCTGGAGGCGCGGGCTCCCCTCGGGCTACGGCGTCTGTTTGCCGGCGCGGGTTCTGTCGGCTCAaaccgccatggccgtgccaggccgtcgacaacCACCACAGTCCTCCCCACGGCCAGTGTCAGCCGGGGGTGACGAAGAAGGACACTTCGCCTTCCCAATTTTCCTCTTTGGAGAGACCGATCTCGTCGCGACTGTCGAAGTAAGCACTCCAACATGAAGTCTCGCGTCATGCGAAGCATGCCTCTGCGGAGGGCCGCGtccgtggcgacgacgtcagcAACGACGCGCTcacccgccgcggccgctgcctctgccgtccgcgccgccagcagcgtctcACAGCGACCGCATTCCGACTACGTTTCCTTTCCCGGCGCCCTCAAGAGCGCCTTCACCAGCAACCTCAAGTACGAGGTGCCTGAGTCGTACCAGGCGCTGCCGACGTatcgcgtcgtcgaccaacatggcgaggtcgtcgaccAGTCCTTCACGCCCGACATCTCCGACGAGCAGGTCATCAAGCTGTACAAGGATATGCTGTACATCTCCATTATGGACCTGATCATGTTTGACGCGCAACGCCAAGGCCGGTTGAGCTTCTACATGGTgagcgcgggcgaggaagccGTCAGCGTGGGGAGCTCGAGTGTGCTGGACCCCGAGGACCCCGTCTACTGTCAGTATCGCGAGCAGGGTTTCTTCAAGGAAAGGGGCTTCACGACCAAGGAGTTTATGTCACAGCTATTTGCCAACAAGAACGATACTGGCAAGGGAAGGAACATGCCCATCCACtacggcagcggccggctCAACATTGTACGTGACCCGCGATCCATGGCTGTCAAGGGTATCTGGAAACTGACTGATGCAGCACACCATCTCCTCGCCTCTTGCCACGCAAATGCCCCAAGCCTCGGGCGCCGGCTACGCGCTCAGGATGCAGCGGCTGCAGGACCCCAATTCCAAGCCCAAGGTGGCCATCTGCTTCTTCGGAGAAGGCGCGGCCAGCGAGGGCGACTTTCACGCAGCCATGAACATTGCCGCGACGCGGTCGTGCCCCGTCGTTTTCATCTGCCGCAACAACGGCTACGCCatctcgacgccgacgctggAGCAGTATcggggcgacggcatcgccagcCGGGGCATCGGCTACGGCATCGACACGatccgcatcgacggcaacgacatcTGGGCCGTGCGCGAGTCGGTCAAGAAGGCGCGCGAGATGGCGCTTCAGGACGGCGGAAAGCCGGTGCTCATCGAGTGCATGACGTACCGCGTGTCGCACCACAGCACGTCGGACGACTCGTTTGCGTATCGTGCCCGCATCGAGGTGGAGGACTGGAAGCGCCGCGACAACCCCATCACGCGGCTACGCAAATGGATGGAGGCCAAGGGCTGCTGGGACGAGaccaaggagaaggagacgcGTGACGTGCTACGCAAGGAGATCCTGCGAGGCTTCTccgaggcggagaaggagaagaagcccgcGCTGCGTACCATGTTCGAGGACGTCTACGAGGACTTAACGGACGACCTCAAGAGCCAGATGTCGGAGCTCAAAGACATGCTGGACAAGTACCCTGACGAGTACGACGTGTCCGAGTACGACGGCGGTAAGGACTCTCTGAAAGTGTAAAAAAGGGCCTGATTGTGAGGCGTCCACCTAACGAAGGCTTGAGAGGGCATCGCTGAGTCGTGCTGGTGCCGGGTGAAGAGCAGAGTTGGGCAACCTCCGTGGATGAAATGAGTGTACATAGCGTGCGCGCTGGGCGACTTGGTAATAGACTCGTTAAGACAGGCCCTGCTTCTGCTGTGCCCCTGGTAAACGAACATTTTCACCTGATAGATCGGCGTGTGTCCGCTCGCCTATCGCAGCCTTGGGGCAAAGAGCGGATCTCGCTCGACAGACGAATGAGTATCCACCCCGGGCGTGGTAACAAGCCGTGCGTTGCCTCGCTGGCTCCAGTCGGCAAAAGCTGTCATGCATT from Purpureocillium takamizusanense chromosome 3, complete sequence includes:
- a CDS encoding uncharacterized protein (EggNog:ENOG503NY7W~COG:S); its protein translation is MAAPRPYNNQGYLQNGASSLQPGTAPLLPNHGRVIQTGPIRVLCIADVRGNLRSLNELAKQARADHIIHTGDFGFYDDTSLERIVEKTLKHVAQYSPLISEPVKKAIQQGGNGPVKTRFPASDLPLSELPLLLSGELKLDVPVYTVWGACEDVRVLEKFRSSEYKVPNLHIIDEARSMLLEIGGVKLRLLGLGGAVVMHKLFDNGEGRTTIAGGQGTMWTTLLQMGELVDTAHRVYDPTETRIFITHASPAREGILNQLSVTLKADFSISAGLHFRYGSSYNEFSVNPTLDHYRGKLAASKASFNDVWETVKGEVEPAIQQNEAQQNLLKNALQLVEKMPTTAAGGNPFGGPAAGGQAALGQVDESAFKNMWNFNLADAAFGYLVLEVQDGRIGTEMRAQGFNFSHRGAKQQPGAAAAPPSASTGGLATPAQPSTQTGAPPPYSREPSANQPPKAAASTPTAAALKPGTPQPGQTSTSGGASGKDTDKGLAAANGSAHAPEPVASPAPKSASDIVGLFIMNVNTEEQCRDLFDEEDKGKIVKVEKWGAQNKVVQFKTVEDRDAAMARLPDDVKTRTQEDRSKPLVRIFQHREGKPFNNRGGAGNWGANARGGGSASGYRSAGGTSDSESNRRGGRGGRGGRGGDRGRGGGRGRGGLKGEGGTSSPAAPATPAAE
- a CDS encoding uncharacterized protein (EggNog:ENOG503NY7W~COG:S), giving the protein MGFAVTEKRCLQTMVLERGHGTNVCQPRPYNNQGYLQNGASSLQPGTAPLLPNHGRVIQTGPIRVLCIADVRGNLRSLNELAKQARADHIIHTGDFGFYDDTSLERIVEKTLKHVAQYSPLISEPVKKAIQQGGNGPVKTRFPASDLPLSELPLLLSGELKLDVPVYTVWGACEDVRVLEKFRSSEYKVPNLHIIDEARSMLLEIGGVKLRLLGLGGAVVMHKLFDNGEGRTTIAGGQGTMWTTLLQMGELVDTAHRVYDPTETRIFITHASPAREGILNQLSVTLKADFSISAGLHFRYGSSYNEFSVNPTLDHYRGKLAASKASFNDVWETVKGEVEPAIQQNEAQQNLLKNALQLVEKMPTTAAGGNPFGGPAAGGQAALGQVDESAFKNMWNFNLADAAFGYLVLEVQDGRIGTEMRAQGFNFSHRGAKQQPGAAAAPPSASTGGLATPAQPSTQTGAPPPYSREPSANQPPKAAASTPTAAALKPGTPQPGQTSTSGGASGKDTDKGLAAANGSAHAPEPVASPAPKSASDIVGLFIMNVNTEEQCRDLFDEEDKGKIVKVEKWGAQNKVVQFKTVEDRDAAMARLPDDVKTRTQEDRSKPLVRIFQHREGKPFNNRGGAGNWGANARGGGSASGYRSAGGTSDSESNRRGGRGGRGGRGGDRGRGGGRGRGGLKGEGGTSSPAAPATPAAE
- the COQ5 gene encoding 2-methoxy-6-polyprenyl-1,4-benzoquinol methylase (COG:H~BUSCO:EOG09264A8D~EggNog:ENOG503NVFH) encodes the protein MAARRALRSCASRSFRPSTQFTAAHTCRRTFSGSAVRGGPEPRAGATTPTGNRETHFGYETVTEAEKQQRVAGVFSSVAESYDRMNDFMSLGIHRLWKDHFVSSLNPGATNPPGRPQRILDVAGGTGDIAFRMLQRAHEYNANRNVHVTISDINPSMLAVGRQRSLKLPASHQSSLSFLEANAEVLPPAIQDNSLDLYTVAFGIRNFSNIPAALREAHRVLKPGGVFACLEFSKVDKYPIFNAIYKQWSFSAIPLIGQLVAADRDSYQYLVESIERFPSQENFRDMIKEAGFDVAGKGYEDLTGGIAAIHRGIKPV
- a CDS encoding uncharacterized protein (TransMembrane:1 (o6-25i)), coding for MASARVQIACLIVGLVIGFGALFWYSRQQLQEFVSGLDKWRRDQREAAPPDSEAGNTTAATRSD
- a CDS encoding 3-methyl-2-oxobutanoate dehydrogenase (2-methylpropanoyl-transferring) (EggNog:ENOG503NW4W~COG:C); protein product: MKSRVMRSMPLRRAASVATTSATTRSPAAAAASAVRAASSVSQRPHSDYVSFPGALKSAFTSNLKYEVPESYQALPTYRVVDQHGEVVDQSFTPDISDEQVIKLYKDMLYISIMDLIMFDAQRQGRLSFYMVSAGEEAVSVGSSSVLDPEDPVYCQYREQGFFKERGFTTKEFMSQLFANKNDTGKGRNMPIHYGSGRLNIHTISSPLATQMPQASGAGYALRMQRLQDPNSKPKVAICFFGEGAASEGDFHAAMNIAATRSCPVVFICRNNGYAISTPTLEQYRGDGIASRGIGYGIDTIRIDGNDIWAVRESVKKAREMALQDGGKPVLIECMTYRVSHHSTSDDSFAYRARIEVEDWKRRDNPITRLRKWMEAKGCWDETKEKETRDVLRKEILRGFSEAEKEKKPALRTMFEDVYEDLTDDLKSQMSELKDMLDKYPDEYDVSEYDGGKDSLKV